One window of Flavobacteriales bacterium genomic DNA carries:
- a CDS encoding FAD-binding oxidoreductase → MDTADNKEKETEQIPSHAQVVIIGGGVIGCNIAYHLTKRGWTDVVLLEKHTLTSGTTWHAAGLIVTSGFTTETSMQLAKYTRELYGTLEAETGQSTGFRDIGLLQVAANEHVETDLRRKAAFNKHMGIDSHELSPKEILDMWPLANVDDVRRGFLTVGDGRANPVDVTMALAKGARSAGVKIIEGVTVTDIKTKDGKIESVVTDKGTISCEFAVNSAGMWGRQIGDMAGCITPLQATEHYYAIMESDEFKIDPNWPILEDPSKHAYFREEIGGLMVGMFEPVSMGWSIDKVDNNFVFGEIDPDLDRMVPYLSTALERIPQMAEADLRLFFCGPESFTPDLSPLIGEYPEVKNFFVAAGLNS, encoded by the coding sequence ATGGATACAGCTGACAATAAAGAGAAAGAGACCGAACAAATACCAAGTCACGCACAGGTAGTTATTATCGGTGGTGGTGTAATTGGATGTAACATAGCATATCACCTTACAAAAAGAGGCTGGACAGATGTTGTATTGCTTGAAAAACACACACTCACATCAGGAACAACTTGGCATGCTGCTGGTTTAATCGTAACCTCTGGATTTACTACAGAAACGTCGATGCAATTGGCTAAATACACAAGAGAACTTTATGGAACTCTTGAAGCCGAAACTGGTCAGTCTACTGGATTTAGAGACATCGGATTGCTTCAGGTTGCAGCCAACGAACATGTTGAAACCGATTTAAGAAGAAAAGCAGCTTTCAATAAGCACATGGGGATAGATTCTCACGAATTGTCTCCAAAAGAGATTTTAGACATGTGGCCTTTGGCCAATGTTGACGATGTAAGAAGAGGTTTCCTAACCGTCGGTGATGGTAGAGCAAACCCAGTTGATGTTACCATGGCATTAGCTAAAGGAGCAAGAAGCGCAGGCGTTAAAATTATCGAAGGTGTAACAGTTACTGACATCAAAACTAAAGATGGAAAAATTGAAAGTGTTGTTACAGATAAGGGAACTATATCTTGTGAATTTGCCGTAAACTCTGCTGGTATGTGGGGACGTCAGATTGGCGATATGGCGGGATGTATTACACCGCTTCAAGCTACTGAGCATTACTATGCTATTATGGAAAGTGACGAATTTAAAATAGACCCTAACTGGCCTATCCTAGAAGATCCTTCCAAACATGCATATTTCAGAGAAGAAATTGGCGGATTAATGGTTGGTATGTTCGAACCTGTATCTATGGGATGGTCTATCGATAAAGTAGACAACAACTTTGTTTTCGGAGAAATCGATCCTGACTTAGACAGAATGGTTCCTTACTTATCGACTGCCTTAGAAAGAATTCCACAAATGGCTGAAGCTGACCTTCGGTTATTCTTCTGTGGTCCAGAAAGCTTTACACCAGATTTAAGTCCATTAATTGGTGAATACCCAGAGGTTAAAAACTTCTTTGTTGCTGCTGGACTAAATTCATT
- a CDS encoding sulfotransferase domain-containing protein codes for MTNKLTKAAMELNYLMYQMDFSEREDDIYIILFPKSGTTIMQMILYQLTTDSSMDFNHINDISPWIRNEAYENEKVKDLKSPRLIKTHDAYQEFDHHNRGKYVYVSRNPQDIAVSKYHQERDYKQPDLKFDEYVEKFWPTIKKVGIHFKETG; via the coding sequence TTGACTAATAAGCTTACCAAAGCAGCCATGGAACTTAACTACCTAATGTACCAAATGGACTTTAGTGAACGAGAAGACGACATCTATATCATTTTATTCCCTAAATCAGGAACTACAATAATGCAAATGATTCTTTATCAACTCACAACCGATAGTTCTATGGATTTTAACCATATCAATGATATTTCTCCATGGATAAGAAACGAAGCGTATGAGAATGAAAAAGTCAAAGATTTAAAATCTCCAAGATTAATAAAGACACACGACGCCTATCAAGAGTTTGATCACCATAATAGAGGCAAGTATGTATACGTTTCTCGTAATCCTCAAGATATAGCAGTTTCAAAATATCATCAAGAGAGGGATTACAAACAACCCGATCTGAAATTTGACGAATATGTAGAAAAGTTTTGGCCGACGATAAAGAAAGTTGGTATACATTTCAAAGAGACTGGATAA
- a CDS encoding agmatine deiminase family protein yields the protein MILEGGGLIRNSKGVALVTNRIVTNNESIDIREIRRGFSESLRISKMISIPVAAFDVTGHIDGMVRFIGDDTLAAVSYGEGFKEEKDFLDRLSTNLQKRNTIIGHIVPKREGLYRFNSSYGNYISYMRIGKKIFLPQYGVEEDIDAKNDFGKFFEIIPISKGVDELAKLGETLNSITWLQY from the coding sequence ATTATTTTAGAGGGAGGAGGATTAATTCGAAATAGTAAAGGTGTTGCATTAGTGACAAACAGAATTGTAACGAATAATGAATCGATTGACATTCGTGAAATAAGAAGAGGGTTTAGCGAGAGTTTAAGGATTTCGAAAATGATTTCTATCCCTGTGGCGGCTTTTGATGTCACTGGGCATATTGATGGAATGGTGCGATTTATTGGGGATGATACTTTGGCAGCAGTTAGTTATGGAGAAGGATTCAAAGAGGAGAAAGATTTCTTAGATCGATTGTCCACGAATCTTCAAAAGAGGAATACGATAATTGGACATATTGTGCCAAAGAGAGAAGGTCTATATAGATTTAATAGTTCTTATGGTAATTATATAAGTTATATGCGAATTGGAAAGAAAATATTTCTTCCTCAATATGGTGTAGAGGAAGATATTGATGCTAAAAATGATTTTGGGAAGTTTTTTGAGATTATTCCAATCTCAAAAGGGGTGGATGAGTTGGCTAAATTGGGAGAGACATTAAACAGTATTACCTGGTTACAGTACTAG
- a CDS encoding response regulator transcription factor, whose protein sequence is MKCIVVDDDKVQRDLISAYCKKCDLLDFSGSCENAIEASNFIRLNPQDLIFLDVEMPEMTGLEFLKNLVNKPQIVLITGNQKYALDAYNNNVTDYLLKPISYARFLNSVHKASTLLNRTINPGDEVPKDIYVKVDSMLEKILLKDIIYIEAAVDYIHISTNSRKYFINSTMKSILESLPSQNFIRVHRSFIISVSKIIKIDGNLIDMGANLVPISRSYKEEVMRKINLVS, encoded by the coding sequence ATGAAATGTATTGTTGTTGATGACGATAAGGTACAAAGAGATCTAATATCGGCATATTGCAAAAAATGTGACCTGCTTGACTTCTCAGGATCGTGCGAAAATGCTATTGAAGCATCAAATTTCATAAGATTAAACCCACAAGATTTAATTTTCTTGGATGTAGAAATGCCGGAAATGACAGGCTTAGAATTTTTGAAAAACTTAGTTAACAAACCCCAAATAGTACTTATTACAGGGAATCAGAAATACGCTTTAGATGCTTATAATAATAATGTAACCGACTACTTGCTCAAGCCAATCTCTTATGCCAGGTTTCTTAACTCTGTTCATAAGGCATCTACTTTATTGAACCGCACTATTAATCCCGGTGATGAGGTACCTAAAGATATTTATGTTAAAGTAGATTCTATGCTGGAAAAGATACTCTTGAAGGACATAATCTATATCGAAGCCGCCGTAGATTACATCCACATTTCAACTAATTCCAGAAAATATTTTATTAACTCTACGATGAAAAGCATATTAGAATCCCTTCCCTCACAAAATTTTATTCGCGTCCATAGATCCTTTATTATTTCGGTAAGTAAGATTATTAAAATTGATGGAAACCTTATCGATATGGGGGCTAACCTAGTACCTATAAGTCGATCTTACAAAGAAGAGGTGATGCGAAAAATCAATCTAGTAAGTTAA
- a CDS encoding response regulator, giving the protein MEVVEAQKEKVVGKKKFSAEYKKDETRLIFLVDDQEIFLRILESDLRNVKDCMIMTFTSGEECLKNMYLEPELVVLDYDLSGQEGNLLSGIEVLKRIKTNNPATEVVMLSSHEEIQVAVASMKFGAYDYVVKDEFYVNNVRNKARNIFMNFSMLRSLRTEKMMRWAISLGLVFAAGITYLVQQT; this is encoded by the coding sequence ATGGAAGTGGTAGAAGCGCAGAAAGAAAAAGTAGTAGGTAAGAAAAAATTCTCCGCTGAGTATAAGAAAGATGAAACAAGATTGATATTCTTAGTTGATGATCAGGAGATATTTCTAAGAATATTAGAATCTGATTTAAGAAATGTAAAAGATTGCATGATAATGACTTTTACATCAGGTGAGGAATGTTTGAAGAATATGTATTTGGAACCAGAATTGGTCGTATTAGATTATGATTTGAGCGGTCAAGAAGGGAATTTGTTGAGCGGGATAGAAGTTCTTAAGCGAATAAAAACGAATAACCCAGCAACCGAGGTGGTTATGTTGTCGAGTCATGAGGAGATTCAAGTCGCGGTGGCATCGATGAAGTTTGGTGCCTACGACTATGTCGTAAAGGACGAGTTTTACGTGAACAACGTTAGAAATAAAGCACGGAATATTTTCATGAACTTTTCAATGCTTCGTAGCTTGCGAACAGAGAAAATGATGCGCTGGGCAATATCCTTAGGGTTGGTTTTTGCAGCAGGTATTACATATTTGGTTCAACAAACATAA
- a CDS encoding response regulator, with the protein MRYKGVNILLVEDSLVTQYITNKILSEKGANVSLAQNGIQAVMALKNTRIDYIIMDISMPIMNGYEAIEYIKSEMGTALANIPILALTGYNTDEIPEKQRKLIEQ; encoded by the coding sequence ATGAGATACAAAGGAGTTAATATATTGCTTGTAGAAGATAGTCTTGTAACGCAGTATATAACGAATAAGATCCTATCTGAAAAAGGAGCAAATGTCTCATTAGCGCAGAATGGAATACAGGCTGTAATGGCTCTGAAAAATACGAGGATAGATTATATAATAATGGATATTAGCATGCCAATAATGAATGGCTATGAAGCTATAGAATATATTAAGTCAGAAATGGGAACCGCATTAGCGAATATTCCCATTTTGGCGTTAACAGGGTATAACACAGATGAAATACCAGAAAAACAAAGAAAATTGATAGAGCAATAA
- a CDS encoding response regulator has translation MKNILLVDDDYVSNFVSKKVIKDNFNIEVVESVSNSIEAMVFLDEKEGTPDLILLDINMPMITGFEFLDWYRKSAHVGKAKILMLSSILGGSAQEEYEKLDDVMGFIEKPLTKDKISKYLEPK, from the coding sequence ATGAAGAATATATTACTTGTTGACGATGACTACGTGTCTAATTTCGTTAGTAAAAAAGTGATTAAGGATAATTTCAACATTGAAGTAGTAGAATCTGTTTCTAATTCGATTGAGGCAATGGTGTTTCTAGATGAAAAAGAAGGTACTCCTGACCTTATACTGCTCGATATTAATATGCCGATGATAACCGGGTTTGAATTTTTAGACTGGTATCGGAAGAGTGCCCATGTCGGCAAGGCTAAAATATTGATGTTAAGTTCAATACTTGGTGGTTCTGCTCAAGAAGAATACGAAAAGCTAGATGATGTAATGGGGTTTATCGAAAAACCATTAACCAAGGATAAAATAAGTAAGTACTTAGAGCCTAAATAA